In a single window of the Trichoderma breve strain T069 chromosome 6, whole genome shotgun sequence genome:
- a CDS encoding ankyrin repeats (3 copies) domain-containing protein — MSPAITDSPPLNAGLPESRVLIIGTGGTICMQEGPDGLAPSDGFLESAMAPRPTFNDKSEPSVKLQASRSGQMIQLDSLRTPPTAYQRHVRYSVLEFDPLLDSSNISANDWANMATAIKENYHLFDGFVILHGTDSLAYTASALSFMLANLGKPVILTGSQAPIFALQSDAVDNLLGSLIIAGTFVIPEVSAASFDAFASPNCEPLAKVNGLGINVNWHLVLRPTTIAEFHVFKHLDTTHVACLRVFPGIKPEMVDAVLHLPDLRGLILETFGMGNVPGGVDGRLTEVIRSAVDRGIIVVNVSQCVNGFVSPVYAPGTQLGRMGVIFGLDLTAEAALAKLSHLLALPNLTQKDIVAQFSRSLRGEMTEIAHPSFSHPTPPLDAASRLTATESAFTALGYAIKNGEIDVVRQLLEGEGSHLLKTADYAGNTAVHLAAVSGNTEIMLELLKRGASVHERNRADNSPLFLASLSGKDDCAQLLKTAGAHLSVEEIERGPLAKHHQEVK, encoded by the exons ATGTCGCCCGCCATCACCGATTCGCCTCCCCTCAACGCCGGGCTCCCCGAGTCCCGGGTTTTGATCATCGGCACCGGAGGCACGATATGCATGCAAGAAGGGCCCGACGGCCTTGCGCCCAGCGATGGATTTCTGGAGAGTGCTATGGCTCCCAGACCGACGTTTAATGATAAATCAGAACCAAGTG TCAAGCTGCAAGCATCCCGCAGTGGTCAGATGATCCAGCTCGACAGCCTGAGAACACCCCCAACAGCCTACCAGAGACACGTCCGCTACTCCGTCCTGGAATTCGACCCGTTGCTCGACTCCAGCAACATCTCTGCCAACGACTGGGCCAACATGGCCACTGCCATTAAAGAAAACTACCACCTCTTTGACggcttcgtcatcctccaCGGCACCGATTCGCTGGCTTACACGGCCTCTGCCCTCTCCTTCATGCTGGCCAACCTGGGTAAGCCCGTCATCCTTACCGGCTCGCAGGCCCCCATCTTTGCTCTCCAGTCCGATGCTGTCGACAACTTGCTCGGCTCGCTCATCATTGCCGGAACCTTTGTCATCCCAGAA GTCTCAGCCGCCTCCTTTGATGCCTTTGCCAGCCCCAACTGCGAGCCCCTGGCCAAGGTCAACGGCCTTGGCATCAATGTGAATTGGCATCTGGTTCTCCGACCCACCACCATTGCCGAGTTCCACGTCTTCAAGCACCTCGACACAACCCACGTTGCGTGTCTGCGTGTCTTCCCTGGCATCAAGCCTGAAATGGTCGATGCTGTCCTTCACCTTCCGGACCTAAGGGGCCTCATCCTCGAGACTTTTGGTATGGGAAATGTCCCAGGTGGCGTCGACGGCCGTCTCACAGAAGTGATTCGCTCCGCTGTCGACAGgggcatcatcgtcgtcaatgtCAGCCAATGCGTTAACGGCTTCGTGTCCCCCGTCTACGCCCCTGGAACCCAACTCGGCCGCATGGGTGTCATATTCGGCCTCGACCTTACGGCCGAAGCAGCCCTTGCCAAGCTCTCAcacctcctcgccctccctAACCTCACCCAAAAGGACATTGTAGCCCAGTTTTCGCGCTCGCTTCGTGGTGAGATGACTGAGATTGCGCACCCTAGCTTTTCTCACCCAACGCCTCCCCTCGACGCCGCTTCTCGCCTGACAGCCACCGAGTCTGCCTTTACAGCCCTGGGCTACGCCATCAAAAATGGAGAAATAGACGTCGTCAGGCAACTCCTCGAGGGTGAAGGTAGTCATCTTCTCAAGACGGCCGACTACGCCGGCAATACAGCCGTGCACTTGGCCGCGGTATCAGGCAACACCGAAATCATGctcgagcttctcaagcGTGGCGCCAGCGTGCACGAGCGCAACAGGGCGGACAACTCGCCCCTCTTCCTGGCATCGCTGTCTGGCAAAGACGACTGCGCGCAGCTTCTCAAGACTGCAGGCGCCCACCTTTCcgtcgaggagattgagCGAGGACCCTTGGCCAAGCACCACCAAGAGGTGAAATGA
- a CDS encoding protein kinase domain-containing protein → MDRPSETTPDGTSPRTFALNHSRPKSSFQGCSRIADYELQGKLGEGTFGEVHRARSRKTGALVALKKIIMHHEKDGFPITALREIKLLKLLSHPNILRLEDMAVEHPTRQTDKRKKPIMYMVTPYMDHDLSGLLDNPSVHFKEAQIKCYMLQLLQGLRYLHDNHVLHRDMKAANLLINNKGILQIADFGLARHYDGPTPRAGHVVGEGRRDYTGLVVTRWYRPPELLLQLRRYTPAIDVWGVGCVFGEMLFGKPILAGESDAHQLELIWDLMGSPTDETMPGWKSLPGGEHLSPRSRPGNLQSRFREYGSGAIALLKDLLKLDWKTRINAVDALQHPYFKKEPLPMEPHQLPTYEESHELDRRKFHDRKAALPPAPKGGTVGLGPDANGATAGFNSNDAYGGRSGANGGRFRGGGPDERRPAWRDRERGPPSRPPQDRPPNWEDADHRDRDRAPRNRGPGRGPDIDTYIPSYGREEAGGRRRDDDRPRDDRRRPTSKDSGRRYDRERRTRSRSRSPIHDRNRDRDMYRR, encoded by the exons ATGGATCGACCCTCCGAAACGACCCCCGATGGCACTTCACCACGAACCTTTGCCCTGAATCACAGCAGACCAAAGTCCAGCTTTCAAGGTTGCTCCCGGATAGCCGACTATGAGCTGCAAGGCAAATTGGGCGAGGGTACCTTTGG TGAGGTCCATCGCGCTCGATCCCGCAAGACAGGCGCTCTCGTcgccttgaagaagattatTATGCACCATGAAAAAGACGGT TTTCCCATTACTGCTCTGCGAGAaatcaagctgctcaagctgCTGTCGCACCCAAACATTCTGAGATTGGAAGATATGGCTGTAGAGCACCCCACGAGACAGA CCGACAAGCGCAAGAAACCCATCATGTACATGGTGACGCCTTACATGGATCACGATCTCTCGGGCCTTCTCGATAATCCATCTGTCCACTTCAAGGAGGCTCAGATCAAGTGCTACATGCTCCAGCTACTCCAAGGTCTGCGCTACCTTCACGATAACCACGTCCTCCACCGAGATATGAAGGCTGCCAaccttctcatcaacaacaagggCATCCTCCAGATTGCTGATTTTGGCCTGGCCCGCCACTATGATGGACCAACGCCGCGGGCGGGCCATGTTGTTGGAGAAGGCCGACGAGACTACACCGGGTTGGTTGTCACTAGGTGGTACCGTCCGCCCGAACTTCTGCTGCAACTAAGACGATATACCCCCGCTATTGACGTCTGGGGTGTTGG CTGTGTTTTTGGGGAAATGCTATTCGGCAAACCCATTCTTGCTGGCGAGAGTGACGCTCACCAGCTCGAACTCATATGGGATCTAATGGGCTCGCCCACTGATGAGACTATGCCAGGATGGAAGAGCCTACCTGGAGGTGAACACTTGTCTCCCAGGTCACGACCAGGAAATCTTCAAAGCCGCTTTAGGGA GTACGGCTCTGGAGCAATTGCTCTGTTAAAAGATTTGCTAAAACTGGACTGGAAGACACGGATTAATGCCGTGGATGCCTTACAACATCCGTACTTCAAGAAGGAGCCGCTACCAATGGAACCACATCAGCTTCCTACTTACGAAGAGAGCCATGAGCTTGATCGGAGAAAATTCCACGACCGCAAAGCTGCCCTGCCCCCTGCTCCCAAGGGCGGAACGGTTGGCCTCGGTCCCGATGCAAATGGAGCAACTGCCGGGTTCAACAGCAATGACGCCTACGGTGGTCGAAGTGGTGCCAACGGGGGACGCTTCAGGGGCGGTGGCCCGGACGAGAGGCGGCCTGCTTGGCGGGATCGAGAGCGTGGGCCTCCATCACGGCCTCCCCAAGACCGACCGCCGAACTGGGAGGATGCTGACCACCGAGATCGAGATCGGGCGCCTCGCAACCGCGGGCCGGGCCGCGGACCAGATATAGACACTTACATTCCGAGCTATGGTCGCGAAGAGGCGGGAGGTCGACGCAGGGACGATGACCGGCCTCGTGATGACCGACGACGCCCTACCAGTAAGGACAGTGGGCGACGATACGATAGAGAGCGGCGAacaagaagccgaagccgctCGCCGATACACGATAGGAATCGCGACCGAGACATGTATCGACGATGA
- a CDS encoding 5'-AMP-activated protein kinase beta subunit, interaction domain-containing protein: MGNNHSASNKAGGPGSGSGSPPQPQPGVDSQSQSPRQPQHRKDGSRNIIPIHGARAAAATESSSLQAQGSIAASVPNPKTKSVPATGVSSLSGSPHSSTVSSVANAAAAVAAAVVAGSPKPSEPRPILRDEPSKPVAVPIEGSLARPHIPAIPPNFDAQLFSNSSLTDMYMMRPPRLPLPIEEEVHTPGSPILGPDESLADLELGESSEALTRKSSALSSGTAEDDEGEELRVDKTRPVVATRIEWRGGGEKIWVTGTIFHWNRKLRLRPVEGQPGVFAATIHVLPGTHHIRFLVDGIMQTSPELPTTVDFGNNLVNYIEVNPDDVLATKKGEVIEATEAAKEKSGSQPDSESKEEPKVARGKPVLPQEAYNGQIPQYLLDFDQAEESPAYRNAVSAIEKLTTPPSLPGFLGKPILNAATLMKDDNSVLNMPNHTVLNHLATSSIKNNVLAVSATTRYHNKYVTTIIYKPTSTDEG; this comes from the exons ATGGGTAACAACCATTCGGCGTCCAACAAGGCCGGCGGGCCTGGGTCTGGGTCTGGATCGCctccgcagccgcagccagGCGTCGACTCTCAGTCTCAGTCTCCTCgccagcctcagcatcgCAAGGACGGATCCCGCAACATCATCCCCATCCACGGTGCCcgcgccgctgccgccaccgaGTCCTCGTCTCTCCAGGCCCAGGGCTCCATCGCCGCCTCCGTGCCCAatcccaagaccaagagcgTGCCCGCCACCGGCGTCTCCTCGCTCAGCGGCTCGCCGCATAGCAGCACCGTCTCCTCCGTCGCCAacgccgctgccgccgttgccgCGGCCGTCGTCGCCGGCAGCCCCAAACCGTCCGAGCCGCGACCCATCCTACGCGACGAACCCTCCAAGCCCGTTGCCGTCCCTATCGAGGGGTCTCTGGCGCGTCCTCATATCCCAGCCATCCCGCCAAATTTCGATGCCCAGCTCTTTTCCAACAGTAGCCTGACGGACATGTACATGATGCGCCCGCCTCGCCTGCCGCTTcccattgaggaggaggtccACACGCCTGGCTCGCCCATCCTCGGACCCGACGAGAGCCTGGCCGATCTCGAGCTCGGCGAATCGTCCGAAGCCttgacgaggaagagctcCGCGCTCAGCTCGGGCACggccgaggatgacgagggcgaggagctACGCGTGGACAAGACCAGGCCCGTCGTTGCTACCAGGATTGAGTGGAGGGGAGGTGGTGAAAAGATTTGGGTTACCGGTACCATTTTCCACTGGAATCGAAAGCTCCGGCTGCGTCCTGT CGAGGGCCAACCAGGTGTCTTTGCCGCCACGATTCACGTGTTGCCCGGCACCCATCACATCCGCTTCTTGGTCGATGGGATTATGCAGACATCGCCCGAACTCCCTACCACTGTTGATTTTGGAAACAACTTGGTAAACTATATCGAGGTCAACCCCGATGACGTGTTGGCGACCAAAAAAGGCGAGGTTATCGAGGCTACCGAAGccgcaaaggagaagagcggaTCTCAACCCGATTCTGAGTCCAAGGAAGAGCCCAAGGTGGCCAGGGGAAAGCCTGTCTTGCCGCAAGAGGCTTACAATGGTCAAATCCCACAGTACCTACTCGATTTCGACCAAGCTGAGGAATCGCCGGCCTATCGCAATGCCGTGTCCGCCATAGAGAAGCTGACGACACCGCCGAGCTTGCCCGGCTTCCTGGGCAAACCAATCCTCAACGCTGCGACCCTGATGAAGGATGACAACAGCGTCTTGAACATGCCCAACCATACCGTTTTGAATCACCTTGCGACCAGCAGTATCAAAAACAATGTTCTGGCTGTGTCAGCAACTACTAGATATCACAACAAG TATGTCACTACAATTATTTACAAGCCTACTTCCACAGATGAAGGTTAA